In the Arachis ipaensis cultivar K30076 chromosome B10, Araip1.1, whole genome shotgun sequence genome, one interval contains:
- the LOC107623610 gene encoding WD repeat-containing protein 89 homolog, which translates to MVSVRFCVNFQKRLVINMGTSIAKVGIFGGSSPKLWCLTHIETIGIWDWKDGRNEVIFSDAQTLASESWNLDQIDYFVDCHYSREADKLWLIGGTNAGSLGYFPVNYRGVAAIGAAEAILEGGHTDKYHCVSFVVVKFAVES; encoded by the exons ATGGTCTCTGTCAGGTTTTGCGTAAATTTCCAAAAGAGACTG GTGATTAATATGGGGACTTCAATTGCAAAGGTCGGGATATTTGGAGGGAGCAGTCCAAAACTTTGGTGTTTGACGCATATTGAAACCATAGG TATATGGGACTGGAAAGATGGTAGAAATGAAGTTATCTTCTCAGATGCTCAAACTCTAGCTTCTGAAAGTTGGAATTTGGATCAG ATAGACTATTTTGTTGATTGTCACTACTCAAGAGAAGCTGACAAATTATGGCTGATTGGTGGCACCAATGCTGGGAGTTTGGGTTATTTTCCTGTAAATTACAGGGGAGTGGCAGCAATTGGAGCTGCAGAAGCGATTCTTGAAGGTGGCCATACTGATAAGTATCATTGTGTTTCATTCGTTGTGGTTAAATTTGCAGTTGAATCCTAG